The Streptococcus oralis region CGAGTACTCGCTGTCATAGATGGTACACCAGTCTTTCAAGACTTTCTGGTTGACGATTTCGTCGTAATCCTTCTCTAAATCTTCTTTAGAAATATTATTCTTTCTTAAATATTCTCTTACTTTTTCTTCATCATCAACAAATTGGCCTGGTTTCCTTGGCTCTTCAAAAATCGCAAGTTTCTTTTTGATCACTTTCTTTTGCAGATTATAGTGTGCCGAATACCATAGGGTAATATTCGAATTAGTCTTCCTTTCAAAACGAATCGACACCCCCTTTATACCTTCTCCAAAATTAAGGTCAATGGTTATATCACTATAGCCTTTGGGTAGAGTTTCATACTTTCCAAAAGGAGTATACGAAATATTTGGGTCATCACTTGGCCAACCGGCCCTGATTTTAAAGCCATCTATGTTTCTTAAAATATTATTTGTACGATATGTTTTCTCCGTTTCTTGGTAGATTTCATCAAAAATGTTTTTAGGTTGACGCACAAAAAAGTAAAAACAGGATGATGTGATTATCACGAATAAGGCTACTAGGCCTAGGATTTTCTTCATATTGTCACCAATTCTCCCACTGGGTTTCAACCTTGACATCGCCATAGTTGCTTGGCGAGTACTTGCTGTCATAAATCGAACACCAGTCCTTCAAGACTTTCTGATTGACGATTTCGTCGTAGTAAGAATCCAAATCCTTGGCAGTGATACCGTACTGCTCTAGGTAAGATTTTACCTGAGCCTCATCTTTAATGTATGTTTCTGATCTAATTTCATAAATCATAATTTTTTTAACTAATAATTTTTCTTAAATTCGTAATGAATAACAAAGTTAATTTCTTCTCCTGAGTTAGCATATCTTTCAAACCAAATATTTACACCTTTACTACTACCATCAAAATTAAACCGTAGTTCTAAATTCTTCACATCGCTTCCAAGAGAAGAATCATCGTATGTTATTATTGATTCATACTTATCCGTTTCATTCATATTCGAATCATAAAGCTTTCGATTTTTTACTGTCACATTTTTTAAGTCTTTGAAGTTATAATGGACCAAATAATTTTTTGCTGTTTCTTGGTAAATCTCATCAAAAATGTTTTTAGGTTGTTTAGGAAAAAAGTAAAAGAAAAATAATACAACTAGTAAGACTAAAGCTACTAAACCGAGGATTTTCTTCATGTTATCACCAATTCTCCCACTGGGTTTCAACCTTGACATCGCCATAGTTGCTTGGCGAGTACTTGCTGTCATAGATGGTACACCAGTCT contains the following coding sequences:
- a CDS encoding TipC family immunity protein, with translation MKKILGLVALFVIITSSCFYFFVRQPKNIFDEIYQETEKTYRTNNILRNIDGFKIRAGWPSDDPNISYTPFGKYETLPKGYSDITIDLNFGEGIKGVSIRFERKTNSNITLWYSAHYNLQKKVIKKKLAIFEEPRKPGQFVDDEEKVREYLRKNNISKEDLEKDYDEIVNQKVLKDWCTIYDSEYSPSNYGDVKVETQWENW